A single Candidatus Chlamydia corallus DNA region contains:
- a CDS encoding type III secretion T3S chaperone, with the protein MAKYPLEPVLAIKKDRVDRAEKVVKEKRRLLEIEQEKLREKEAERDKVKNHYMQKIQQLRDLLDEGTTSDAVLQIKSYIKVVAVELSEEEEKVNKQKDVVLAASKELEKAEVNLAKRRKEEEKTRLHKEEWMKEALKEEARAEEKEQDEMGQLLFQLRQKKKRESGGS; encoded by the coding sequence GTGGCCAAATATCCACTAGAGCCTGTTTTAGCGATTAAAAAGGATCGTGTAGATAGAGCAGAAAAAGTTGTTAAAGAAAAACGACGTCTTTTAGAAATAGAACAAGAGAAATTACGAGAGAAAGAAGCCGAACGCGATAAAGTTAAAAATCATTATATGCAAAAAATCCAACAACTCCGTGATTTGTTGGATGAGGGCACAACCAGCGACGCTGTTTTACAAATAAAGTCTTATATCAAAGTCGTCGCAGTGGAGCTCTCTGAAGAAGAAGAAAAGGTCAACAAACAGAAAGATGTTGTGCTCGCTGCTTCTAAAGAACTTGAAAAAGCAGAAGTAAATTTAGCTAAGCGTAGAAAAGAAGAAGAGAAAACGCGACTCCATAAAGAAGAGTGGATGAAAGAAGCTCTCAAAGAAGAAGCTCGCGCTGAAGAAAAAGAACAAGATGAAATGGGGCAGCTACTTTTTCAACTGCGCCAGAAAAAAAAACGTGAATCAGGGGGAAGCTAG
- a CDS encoding DUF5421 family protein, whose product MELNKTTESLYTSKADTHTVNQNSAPEPRDNRDVKVFSLEGKQTRQEKVTSSKGNSRTESRKLADEEKRVNDEIAEVGSKEEDQESQEFCSAENAFAGISLVDIAAAGSSEAVVEVAPVAVAGIDMQWIENVILSTVESMVISEINGEQLVELVLDTNTNVPEAFAGVNLTLVQSGQELSVQFSSFVDAVQMAEAADLITSNPSQLTSLVSALKNHQLTLKEFAVGNLLVQLPKLEEIQTPLHMIASTIRHREEDKDQRDQNQKQQQDDKEQNPYKIEEARL is encoded by the coding sequence ATGGAATTAAACAAAACAACAGAATCATTATATACCTCTAAAGCAGATACTCATACTGTGAACCAAAACTCTGCTCCTGAACCTAGAGATAATCGCGATGTAAAAGTATTTTCTTTGGAAGGGAAGCAAACACGGCAAGAAAAAGTTACTTCAAGTAAAGGAAATTCTCGCACAGAATCTAGAAAACTTGCTGATGAAGAGAAGCGTGTTAACGATGAGATTGCTGAAGTGGGATCTAAAGAAGAAGACCAAGAATCTCAAGAATTTTGCTCTGCTGAGAATGCTTTTGCTGGAATATCCCTTGTAGATATCGCAGCAGCTGGATCCTCAGAAGCTGTTGTAGAAGTTGCTCCTGTAGCTGTTGCTGGTATCGATATGCAGTGGATAGAAAATGTCATACTTTCTACTGTAGAATCTATGGTGATTTCCGAGATCAACGGTGAGCAACTTGTGGAATTAGTCTTGGACACTAATACCAATGTTCCTGAAGCCTTTGCTGGAGTAAATCTTACACTAGTACAATCTGGACAAGAGCTTTCTGTGCAGTTTTCAAGTTTTGTAGATGCTGTACAGATGGCAGAAGCTGCGGATCTCATTACGAGTAATCCTAGCCAACTGACTTCTTTAGTGAGTGCTTTGAAAAATCATCAACTCACATTAAAAGAATTTGCAGTTGGAAATCTTTTAGTACAACTTCCTAAACTCGAAGAAATACAAACTCCTTTACATATGATTGCATCTACAATTCGTCATAGAGAAGAAGATAAAGATCAAAGAGATCAGAATCAAAAACAACAACAAGACGATAAAGAGCAAAATCCTTATAAAATTGAAGAAGCACGTTTATAA
- the sctQ gene encoding type III secretion system cytoplasmic ring protein SctQ, which produces MAVAADPSVSWLKSRNSFLNSLGKSEEQVAAPEFPKELCQHKIKEKFRLEDAQVSIKFRGSISAVEATKEFGVHLLIQPMVVQPWEKDTLLFLTSEEDLQELMVAVFDDASLSSYFYEKDKLLGFHYYFVAEACKLFEELQWVPSLSAKVGGDAMFTATSLQGSYQVVDVSLRLDGKNVRFRLLLPEETFESCHKFFSGLHEESDLRNIDQTQLISLSVEVGYSQLTQEEWHQVVPGSFIMLDSCLYDPETEESGALLTVQKHQFFGGRFLSLSSGEFKITSYPNLTHEDPPLPENQQAPAAPLPGYSKLIVEVARYSLAVDEFIKLNLGSVLSLGNHPAYGIDIILDGAKVGRGEIIALGDVLGIRVLEV; this is translated from the coding sequence ATGGCAGTAGCAGCCGATCCTAGTGTCAGTTGGTTAAAATCTCGGAATAGTTTCTTAAATTCCCTAGGGAAGTCTGAGGAGCAGGTTGCTGCTCCTGAGTTTCCTAAGGAGCTCTGCCAACATAAAATTAAAGAGAAATTCCGGCTCGAAGATGCTCAGGTTTCTATAAAATTCCGGGGATCTATAAGTGCTGTAGAAGCCACTAAAGAATTTGGTGTGCACCTCTTAATACAACCTATGGTAGTCCAACCTTGGGAAAAAGATACTCTTTTGTTCCTGACATCCGAAGAAGACCTCCAGGAGCTCATGGTAGCAGTATTTGATGACGCCAGCCTTTCTTCATATTTCTATGAGAAGGATAAACTTCTCGGTTTTCATTATTATTTTGTAGCAGAAGCCTGTAAATTATTTGAAGAACTGCAGTGGGTTCCCTCTTTGTCTGCCAAAGTCGGGGGTGATGCCATGTTTACAGCTACAAGTTTGCAAGGCTCTTACCAAGTTGTAGATGTTTCTCTTCGCCTAGATGGGAAAAATGTTCGCTTTCGTCTCTTGTTGCCAGAGGAGACGTTCGAAAGTTGCCACAAGTTTTTCTCAGGTCTTCATGAGGAGTCCGATCTTCGTAATATAGATCAAACGCAACTGATCTCTCTTTCTGTAGAAGTGGGTTATTCTCAGCTCACTCAAGAAGAATGGCATCAAGTAGTCCCAGGATCATTTATCATGTTAGATAGTTGTCTTTACGATCCTGAAACAGAAGAAAGTGGCGCTTTACTCACAGTGCAAAAACATCAGTTTTTTGGCGGACGTTTTTTAAGCCTTTCCTCTGGAGAATTTAAGATCACGAGTTATCCTAACCTGACTCATGAAGACCCTCCTCTTCCTGAAAATCAACAAGCTCCTGCAGCCCCTCTTCCTGGATACAGTAAGCTCATAGTCGAAGTAGCAAGGTATTCCTTAGCTGTCGATGAGTTTATAAAATTAAATTTAGGTAGTGTGTTGAGCTTGGGAAATCATCCAGCATACGGTATCGATATTATTTTAGATGGCGCTAAGGTCGGCAGAGGCGAAATTATTGCTTTGGGAGATGTTCTAGGTATTCGCGTTCTAGAGGTATAA
- a CDS encoding serine/threonine protein kinase: protein MDCPSDVSLPEPQVIGGYHVKKILSKKLRSRVVQGLHPETRHPTVIKVFSPPPSFNSRSVHNFLKEAQSLHQITHPNIVKFYRYGKWQDCLYIAMEYIEGISLRDYILAQFISLPQAIDIIFDIAQALEHLHSRNILHKDIKPENILITPQGKIKLIDFGLADWDIAIHAAHPAITGTPYYMSPEQRQGESHSPASDIYALGLLAYELILGHLSLGRVFLSLVPERISKILSKALQPSPNNRYRSIREFIQDIHHYRMSGEMQKDIRIKDHTATLYEQLQAQRFWLAPESLKFPDFISGVLYHQGYPLYPHAYCDTLLEGDVVNLWLGYSPTSNATIALSVIKSLVCQQDLQRPLLDRICEINEFLIRMEIPMDEMGISIFCLEISKENKELSWIACGKTVFWIKRQGRVFQDFESFSPGLGKITSLQIRETKVAWEIGDEAVVRTLELDESFASLKQTLSLAELQDRRQKAIFCPIESIRGGIQGRVNESTSPSMLISLKRIR from the coding sequence ATGGATTGTCCCAGTGATGTCTCTCTTCCTGAACCTCAGGTGATTGGTGGATATCATGTTAAAAAAATATTGAGTAAAAAATTAAGAAGCAGAGTTGTTCAAGGCCTACATCCTGAAACACGACATCCTACAGTCATAAAAGTTTTTTCTCCCCCTCCTTCCTTCAATAGTCGCTCTGTTCACAACTTTCTTAAGGAGGCACAGAGTCTCCATCAAATTACTCATCCTAACATTGTTAAGTTTTACCGCTATGGCAAATGGCAAGATTGCTTGTACATTGCTATGGAATATATAGAGGGGATCTCTTTAAGAGATTACATCCTTGCGCAATTTATCTCTTTACCCCAGGCCATAGATATCATCTTTGATATTGCCCAAGCTTTGGAACACCTCCATAGTCGCAATATCCTCCACAAAGATATCAAACCTGAAAATATTCTGATTACTCCCCAGGGTAAAATCAAATTAATAGATTTTGGACTTGCTGATTGGGATATAGCAATCCACGCTGCGCATCCTGCCATCACGGGAACGCCGTATTATATGAGCCCAGAACAACGCCAAGGAGAGTCCCATTCTCCTGCTTCAGATATTTATGCTTTAGGTTTATTAGCTTACGAGTTGATCTTGGGGCACCTTTCTTTAGGAAGAGTCTTTCTTTCGTTAGTTCCTGAAAGAATAAGCAAAATTTTATCCAAAGCATTGCAACCTTCTCCTAACAATCGCTATCGGTCTATTCGAGAGTTTATCCAGGATATACATCACTACCGTATGTCTGGAGAAATGCAAAAGGATATACGCATCAAAGATCACACCGCTACTCTCTATGAACAGCTCCAAGCACAACGATTCTGGTTAGCACCAGAATCGTTAAAGTTCCCAGATTTTATATCAGGTGTTCTCTATCATCAAGGATATCCCTTGTATCCTCATGCATATTGTGATACGTTGCTTGAAGGCGATGTTGTTAATCTATGGTTAGGTTATAGTCCTACAAGTAATGCAACTATAGCTTTGTCTGTTATAAAAAGTTTAGTTTGCCAACAAGATCTACAGCGGCCTCTTTTAGATAGAATATGCGAAATCAATGAATTCTTGATTCGCATGGAAATACCCATGGATGAGATGGGAATCTCTATATTCTGCCTTGAGATTTCGAAAGAAAATAAGGAACTCTCTTGGATAGCTTGTGGGAAAACCGTTTTCTGGATAAAAAGACAGGGAAGGGTTTTCCAAGACTTTGAGAGCTTTTCTCCAGGATTGGGGAAAATTACTTCTTTACAAATTCGAGAAACCAAGGTTGCATGGGAAATAGGTGATGAAGCTGTAGTGCGTACGCTGGAATTAGACGAGTCTTTTGCATCCTTAAAACAAACCCTATCACTCGCAGAGTTGCAAGATAG